In one Granulicella cerasi genomic region, the following are encoded:
- a CDS encoding M20/M25/M40 family metallo-hydrolase, whose protein sequence is MTNSAANRRITTLAGQRAVHAAFGWLHLHEPQVRRWQRELVAIPAPTFHEQARAAWFADRFRDLGLADVHVDEAGNALAELPGASEQCVLLSAHLDTVFDADTPIVPTEEEDGTLHAPGATDNAAGLAALLALAAALKHSQIQPAATILFAANVGEEGHGDLRGMRHLFGPSPYAPRIRSAIALEGAGTSTVIDRALGSRRLRISLTGPGGHSWADSHRPNPIVALAELIVELQRLSLPATPRTTLNIGTILGGSTVNSIPAEASADLDLRSASAHELNRLEMSVLKHLSGVIARWPDLSISAERIGDRPAGELAANSALATSLRAVDRHLSLQPDSRLGSTDANLPLSVGIPALAIGAGGQGGGIHTTGEWFTPANRTLALRRILLLLLDTCALVGAAE, encoded by the coding sequence GTGACGAACTCCGCCGCGAACCGCCGCATCACCACGCTCGCCGGACAGCGTGCCGTGCACGCTGCCTTTGGCTGGCTGCATTTGCATGAACCGCAGGTGCGCCGTTGGCAGCGCGAACTCGTGGCGATTCCCGCCCCGACCTTCCACGAGCAAGCCCGCGCCGCCTGGTTCGCCGACCGCTTTCGCGATCTCGGCCTCGCCGACGTCCACGTCGACGAAGCCGGCAATGCCCTCGCCGAGCTTCCCGGCGCCAGCGAGCAGTGCGTGCTGCTCTCCGCGCATCTCGACACCGTCTTCGACGCCGACACCCCCATTGTGCCGACCGAGGAGGAGGACGGTACGCTCCACGCGCCCGGTGCCACTGACAACGCAGCCGGTCTCGCGGCGTTACTCGCGCTCGCCGCTGCGCTGAAGCACTCGCAGATCCAGCCTGCCGCCACCATTCTCTTTGCCGCGAACGTCGGCGAAGAAGGCCACGGCGATCTGCGCGGCATGCGCCATCTCTTTGGCCCGTCGCCCTACGCTCCGCGGATCCGTTCGGCCATTGCACTCGAAGGCGCAGGCACGTCGACCGTCATCGATCGCGCGCTCGGCAGTCGACGTCTGCGCATTTCGCTCACCGGTCCCGGCGGCCATTCCTGGGCGGACTCGCATCGGCCCAACCCCATCGTCGCGCTCGCGGAGTTGATCGTTGAACTGCAACGCCTGAGCCTTCCGGCCACGCCGCGCACCACGCTCAACATCGGCACGATCCTCGGCGGCAGCACGGTGAACTCCATCCCCGCGGAAGCCTCAGCCGACCTCGACCTGCGCTCCGCCTCCGCGCATGAGTTGAACCGCCTCGAGATGTCGGTCCTCAAGCATCTCAGCGGCGTGATCGCCCGCTGGCCCGACCTCAGCATCTCCGCCGAACGCATCGGCGATCGTCCCGCAGGTGAGCTCGCCGCAAACTCCGCGCTGGCTACCAGCCTCCGCGCCGTCGATCGTCACCTCTCGCTCCAGCCAGACTCACGCCTCGGCTCCACCGACGCGAACCTCCCGCTCTCGGTCGGCATCCCTGCATTGGCTATCGGCGCAGGCGGCCAAGGCGGAGGCATCCACACCACCGGCGAATGGTTCACCCCTGCGAACCGCACGCTCGCGCTACGCCGCATCCTGTTGCTCCTGCTCGATACCTGCGCCCTCGTCGGAGCCGCCGAGTGA
- the truA gene encoding tRNA pseudouridine(38-40) synthase TruA, with product MAHWKLTISYDGSSFHGWQIQPNGLPTVQAAFSEAIHHLTGESVQPQGSGRTDAGVHALAQVISFPLNGALPPTNFLRALNRVLPQSIRVLQAELVPESFHARHSARGKTYEYRVFERRVRQQPGQPAAELVCSPFLAPFVWDCRWPLDFELMQQASRQVLGTHDFTSFAASDPDKSLREDGQRSGPNPVKTIDRSEWTREDGLLIYRVHGTGFLHHMVRNLVGTFVDVGRGAILPDEIPTILAARNRTAAGPTAPARGLFLKQVDYEAQAPQAGKLEGES from the coding sequence ATGGCGCACTGGAAGCTCACAATCAGCTATGACGGCAGCAGTTTCCACGGCTGGCAGATCCAGCCCAACGGTCTGCCCACCGTACAGGCAGCATTCAGCGAAGCCATCCATCACCTCACCGGCGAATCCGTACAGCCGCAGGGCTCGGGGCGCACCGACGCCGGTGTTCACGCCCTCGCCCAGGTCATATCCTTTCCGTTGAACGGTGCGCTGCCGCCCACGAACTTCCTCCGCGCGCTCAATCGCGTGCTGCCGCAGAGCATTCGCGTGCTGCAAGCGGAGCTCGTCCCGGAAAGCTTCCACGCGCGCCACTCCGCGCGCGGCAAGACCTACGAATACCGCGTCTTTGAGCGGCGAGTGCGCCAGCAACCCGGCCAGCCCGCTGCCGAACTCGTCTGCTCGCCCTTCCTTGCACCCTTCGTCTGGGATTGTCGTTGGCCGCTCGATTTCGAGCTGATGCAGCAGGCATCGCGCCAGGTCCTCGGCACGCATGACTTCACCTCCTTTGCCGCCAGTGACCCTGACAAATCTCTCCGCGAAGACGGCCAGCGCTCCGGCCCTAATCCCGTGAAGACGATCGATCGCTCTGAGTGGACACGCGAAGACGGCCTGCTCATCTACCGCGTCCACGGCACGGGCTTTTTGCACCACATGGTGCGCAACCTCGTCGGCACCTTCGTAGACGTCGGCCGCGGTGCGATCCTGCCCGACGAGATACCGACGATCCTCGCAGCTCGCAACCGGACCGCCGCAGGACCGACCGCGCCCGCACGTGGCCTCTTCCTCAAGCAGGTGGATTACGAAGCGCAAGCTCCGCAGGCTGGCAAACTGGAAGGTGAAAGCTGA